In one Umezawaea sp. Da 62-37 genomic region, the following are encoded:
- a CDS encoding DNA-3-methyladenine glycosylase I yields the protein MKRCAWGDSTPDYREYHDTEWGVELRGEAEMFERLCLESFQSGLSWITILRKRESFRRAFDGFVPAKVAAFDAVDVERLMADASIVRNRAKINAVIRNAGAVADLDVPLDDLLWSFAPAEEGRVRPATTADVPAVTPESTAMAKELKRRGFSFFGPTTAYALMQATGMVDDHVATCFRATAATAP from the coding sequence GTGAAGCGCTGCGCGTGGGGCGACAGCACCCCCGACTACCGGGAGTACCACGACACCGAGTGGGGCGTGGAGCTGCGCGGCGAGGCCGAGATGTTCGAGCGGCTGTGCCTGGAGTCCTTCCAGTCGGGGCTGTCGTGGATCACGATCCTGCGCAAGCGCGAGTCGTTCCGCCGGGCCTTCGACGGGTTCGTGCCCGCGAAGGTGGCGGCCTTCGACGCCGTGGACGTCGAACGGCTGATGGCCGACGCGTCGATCGTGCGCAACCGGGCCAAGATCAACGCCGTGATCCGCAACGCGGGCGCCGTCGCCGACCTCGACGTGCCGCTGGACGACCTGCTGTGGTCGTTCGCGCCCGCCGAGGAGGGCCGGGTGCGCCCCGCGACGACGGCGGACGTGCCCGCCGTGACACCGGAGTCCACGGCGATGGCCAAGGAGCTCAAGCGCCGCGGCTTCTCGTTCTTCGGCCCGACCACCGCCTACGCGCTGATGCAGGCCACCGGCATGGTCGACGACCACGTGGCGACCTGCTTCCGCGCGACCGCCGCTACCGCCCCGTGA
- a CDS encoding SRPBCC family protein, whose product MTAVELRVPVAAPADRTWAALTDWTRQGEWMLGTDVRLTSGDGKGVGSELAAFTGAGRLGFTDTMRITTWDPPRRCVVLHTGAVVKGTGEFVVEAVNDTTSVFIWIERLDLPLGIVGRLGWPVVRPAFTWGVRRSLAKFARFAEGHGR is encoded by the coding sequence GTGACCGCGGTGGAGCTGCGGGTCCCCGTGGCCGCTCCCGCCGACCGGACGTGGGCCGCGCTGACGGACTGGACCCGGCAGGGCGAGTGGATGCTCGGCACCGACGTGAGGCTGACCTCCGGTGACGGCAAGGGGGTCGGCTCCGAGCTGGCCGCGTTCACCGGCGCCGGGCGGCTCGGCTTCACCGACACCATGCGCATCACCACGTGGGACCCGCCGCGGCGCTGCGTCGTGCTGCACACCGGCGCCGTCGTGAAGGGCACCGGCGAGTTCGTCGTCGAGGCCGTGAACGACACCACGTCGGTGTTCATCTGGATCGAACGCCTCGACCTGCCGCTGGGGATCGTCGGCAGGCTGGGCTGGCCGGTCGTCCGGCCCGCGTTCACCTGGGGCGTGCGGCGGTCCCTGGCGAAGTTCGCCCGGTTCGCCGAGGGCCACGGCCGGTGA
- a CDS encoding enoyl-CoA hydratase-related protein: MPELLIDDADGVRTFTLNRPEAFNSFTVALKEAFLDAVLETAKDESVRAVVITGAGRAFCAGQDLKEHVALLEAGDPAPLNTVELHYNPLVKALIGMPKPVIAAVNGMAAGAGASIAYASDLRVAAESAKFLMAFANVGLTADSGASWTLPRLIGHGRAMEMMLLAQPIDAQDALRVGMVGQVVPDGEALSTAQALARKLAAGPTTAYAKIKEALAVASGGTLDDALDAEARTQAEAGATDDHREAVAAFVAKRKPRFTGR, from the coding sequence GTGCCCGAGCTCCTCATCGACGACGCCGACGGTGTGCGGACGTTCACGCTGAACCGCCCGGAGGCGTTCAACTCGTTCACCGTGGCGCTCAAGGAGGCGTTCCTCGACGCCGTCCTGGAGACCGCCAAGGACGAGTCGGTGCGCGCCGTGGTCATCACCGGCGCGGGCAGGGCGTTCTGCGCGGGCCAGGACCTCAAGGAGCACGTCGCGCTGCTGGAGGCCGGTGACCCGGCTCCGCTGAACACCGTCGAACTGCACTACAACCCGCTGGTCAAGGCCCTCATCGGGATGCCGAAACCGGTGATCGCCGCGGTCAACGGGATGGCGGCGGGCGCGGGCGCCTCGATCGCGTACGCCAGCGACCTGCGGGTCGCCGCGGAGTCGGCGAAGTTCCTGATGGCCTTCGCGAACGTCGGCCTCACCGCCGACTCGGGCGCGTCGTGGACGCTGCCCAGGCTGATCGGCCACGGCCGGGCCATGGAGATGATGCTGCTGGCCCAGCCGATCGACGCCCAGGACGCGCTGCGGGTCGGGATGGTCGGCCAGGTCGTGCCGGACGGCGAGGCGCTCAGCACCGCGCAGGCGTTGGCGCGCAAGCTCGCCGCCGGGCCGACGACGGCCTACGCGAAGATCAAGGAAGCGCTGGCGGTCGCCTCGGGCGGCACCCTCGACGACGCGCTGGACGCCGAGGCGCGCACCCAGGCCGAGGCGGGCGCCACCGACGACCACCGCGAGGCCGTGGCGGCGTTCGTGGCGAAGCGGAAGCCGAGGTTCACGGGGCGGTAG
- a CDS encoding DivIVA domain-containing protein, translating to MTTALIYLVVMVLVAAVVFLLSALVFGRGEELAPLPPGASPTRLPPADVTSNDVRSLRFQQVLRGYKMAEVDWVLDRLATEVDELKARIAVLEGDPGPDLDPEPVAEHVPEHAAENGSTT from the coding sequence GTGACCACCGCGCTCATCTACCTCGTCGTCATGGTTCTCGTGGCCGCCGTGGTGTTCCTGTTGTCCGCGCTCGTGTTCGGCCGCGGCGAGGAGCTGGCCCCCCTGCCGCCCGGCGCGTCGCCGACCAGGCTCCCTCCCGCCGACGTGACCTCGAACGACGTGCGCAGCCTGCGCTTCCAGCAGGTGCTGCGCGGCTACAAGATGGCCGAGGTCGACTGGGTGCTCGACCGGCTCGCCACCGAGGTCGACGAGCTGAAGGCCAGGATCGCCGTCCTGGAGGGCGACCCCGGACCGGACCTCGACCCCGAACCCGTGGCCGAGCACGTCCCCGAGCACGCGGCGGAGAACGGCAGCACCACGTGA